From a region of the Pongo pygmaeus isolate AG05252 chromosome 5, NHGRI_mPonPyg2-v2.0_pri, whole genome shotgun sequence genome:
- the WTAP gene encoding pre-mRNA-splicing regulator WTAP isoform X2 — MRLATKEQEMQECTTQIQYLKQVQQPSVAQLRSTMVDPAINLFFLKMKGELEQTKDKLEQAQNELSAWKFTPDSQTGKKLMAKCRMLIQENQELGRQLSQGRIAQLEAELALQKKYSEELKSSQDELNDFIIQLDEEVEGMQSTILVLQQQLKETRQQLAQYQQQQSQASAPSTSRTTASEPVEQSEATSKDCSRLTNGPSNGSSSRQRTSGSGFHREGNTTEDDFPSSPGNGNKSSNSSEERTGRGGSGYVNQLSAGYESVDSPTGSENSLTHQSNDTDSNHDPQEEKAVSGKGNRTVGSRHVQNGLDSSVNVQGSVL, encoded by the exons ACTCAAATCCAGTACCTCAAGCAAGTCCAGCAGCCGAGCGTTGCTCAACTGAGATCAACAATGGTAGACCCAGCGATCAACTTGTTTTTCCTAAAAATGAAAGGTGAACTGGAACAGACTAAAGACAAACTGGAACAAGCCCAAAATGAACTGAGTGCCTGGAAGTTTACGCCTGATAG CCAAACAGGGAAAAAGTTAATGGCGAAGTGTCGAATGCTTATCCAGGAGAATCAAGAGCTTGGAAGGCAGCTGTCCCAGGGACGTATTGCACAACTTGAAGCAGAGTTGGCTTTACAGAAGAAATATAGTGAGGAGCTTAAAAGCAGTCAGGATG AACTGAATGACTTCATCATCCAGCTTGATGAAGAAGTAGAGGGTATGCAGAGTACCATTCTAGTTCTGCAGCAGCAGCTGAAGGAGACACGCCAGCAGTTGGCTCAGTACCAGCAGCAGCAGTCTCAGGCCTCTGCCCCAAGTACCAGCAGGACTACAGCTTCTGAACCTGTAGAACAGTCAGAGGCCACAAGTAAAGACTGCAGTCGTCTGACAAACGGACCAAGTAATGGTAGCTCCTCCCGCCAGAGGACGTCTGGGTCTGGATTTCACAGGGAGGGCAACACAACCGAAGATGACTTTCCTTCTTCTCCAGGGAATGGTAATAAGTCCTCcaacagctcagaggagagaaCTGGCAGAGGAGGTAGTGGTTACGTAAATCAACTCAGTGCGGGGTATGAAAGTGTAGACTCTCCCACGGGCAGTGAAAACTCTCTCACACACCAATCAAATGACACAGACTCCAATCATGACCCTCAAGAGGAGAAAGCAGTGAGTGGGAAAGGTAACCGAACTGTGGGTTCCCGCCACGTTCAGAATGGCTTGGACTCAAGTGTAAATGTACAGGGTTcagttttgtaa